From one Pontibacillus sp. HMF3514 genomic stretch:
- a CDS encoding MgtC/SapB family protein yields the protein MMFRLITAVILCGLIGFEREIKNRSAGFRTHILVGVGACVMMLLSLYGFDPYLNKHDSIRFDPARIPSYVISGIGFLGAGTIMVHGITIRGLTTAASIWTVAGLGLIIGAGMYGPAVLTTLVVLLSLILLNNIEKVIRNRSNQHLQISVQRDVSLGDIVKVFDQYDISLQRFEIQNEAGDQRTIYVEIQHAQKNKQVNLFDDISKLPYVRGVYHRS from the coding sequence ATGATGTTCAGACTGATAACAGCAGTTATATTGTGTGGTCTGATAGGGTTTGAACGTGAAATAAAGAATCGGTCAGCTGGCTTTCGTACACATATCCTTGTAGGGGTAGGAGCTTGTGTCATGATGCTTTTATCCTTATATGGCTTTGACCCATACTTAAATAAGCACGATAGCATTCGTTTTGACCCAGCTAGGATTCCGTCTTATGTCATAAGTGGTATCGGCTTCTTAGGAGCTGGGACGATAATGGTGCATGGTATTACAATTAGAGGATTAACAACAGCTGCATCGATTTGGACGGTAGCAGGCCTAGGCCTCATTATTGGCGCAGGTATGTATGGCCCAGCTGTGCTAACAACACTCGTTGTATTGCTCAGTTTGATTCTGTTAAATAACATAGAAAAGGTTATTCGAAACAGGTCAAACCAACATTTACAGATTTCTGTGCAACGAGATGTATCATTAGGGGATATTGTTAAAGTTTTTGATCAATATGATATTAGTTTACAACGCTTTGAAATTCAAAATGAAGCAGGAGATCAACGAACCATTTATGTAGAAATTCAACATGCTCAGAAAAATAAGCAAGTAAACTTATTTGATGATATCTCCAAGCTTCCATATGTTAGAGGCGTTTATCATCGTAGTTAA
- a CDS encoding CtsR family transcriptional regulator produces MRNISDVIESYLKKIIDQSNQNAIEIKRSEIADHFQCVPSQINYVIKTRFTVEKGYIVESKRGGGGYIRISRIEYQDEIKLINELINMVQPKISQQGAIDIIERLLEEELITSREARIMASGISRDVLAVPIVLRDEIRSRILTAMLTTLKYKQ; encoded by the coding sequence ATGCGAAATATATCTGACGTAATTGAATCGTATTTAAAGAAGATTATTGATCAAAGTAATCAAAATGCGATTGAAATTAAACGCAGTGAAATCGCTGACCATTTTCAGTGTGTGCCTTCTCAGATCAATTACGTGATTAAAACTCGCTTTACCGTGGAAAAAGGGTATATAGTCGAAAGTAAACGAGGTGGCGGTGGGTACATTCGAATTAGTCGTATCGAATACCAGGATGAGATCAAACTTATCAATGAGTTGATCAACATGGTCCAACCGAAAATATCACAACAAGGGGCTATAGATATCATTGAACGATTGTTAGAAGAAGAACTAATTACTTCTCGTGAAGCTAGGATCATGGCGAGTGGAATTTCAAGAGATGTGTTAGCAGTCCCTATAGTTCTTCGTGATGAAATTCGTTCTCGAATACTAACTGCTATGTTAACGACGTTGAAATATAAACAATAA
- a CDS encoding UvrB/UvrC motif-containing protein — MECQECHQRPATLHFTQVINGNKTEVHVCEKCAYEKGYMSQNQDSFSLHNLLSGLFNFETYPMSESQTPNHSYSTQQGLKCEKCGLTYQEFTRIGKFGCAECYRTFGEKLNPIFRRVHSGNTRHDGKIPVRTGGNLQIRKQIDDKRQEMQRLIHEENFEEAAKVRDQIRSLQEQINSDDRDGDE; from the coding sequence ATGGAATGTCAAGAATGCCATCAACGCCCTGCAACTTTGCATTTCACCCAAGTCATTAATGGCAATAAAACGGAAGTGCATGTCTGTGAAAAATGCGCTTATGAAAAAGGGTATATGTCCCAGAATCAGGATTCATTTTCACTTCATAATCTATTATCTGGGTTGTTTAACTTTGAAACGTATCCTATGTCAGAGTCACAAACACCAAACCATTCATATAGTACCCAACAAGGATTGAAATGTGAAAAGTGTGGTCTTACCTATCAAGAGTTCACACGAATCGGTAAATTTGGTTGTGCTGAGTGTTATCGAACATTTGGTGAAAAATTAAATCCAATATTCCGAAGAGTGCATAGTGGTAATACACGACATGATGGGAAGATTCCCGTACGAACTGGAGGCAATCTTCAAATAAGAAAACAAATTGATGACAAAAGACAAGAAATGCAACGTCTTATTCATGAAGAGAATTTTGAAGAAGCAGCTAAGGTTCGTGACCAAATTCGGTCACTTCAAGAACAAATCAATTCAGATGATAGGGATGGTGATGAATAA
- a CDS encoding protein arginine kinase → MSLERVMNEAISPWMKEEGPDSDIVLSSRVRLARNFEDTPFPILANEDDLTRIIDYFQQEYAHQSFESYQDLELIRMKDLKDIEKRVLVEKHLISPHLSDHANYGGVLISENEQVSIMVNEEDHMRIQLYVPGYQLEKALDEASKLDDWLEENINYAFDEERGYLTSCPTNVGTGLRASVMMHLPALVMTQQMNRLVPAINQLGLVVRGIYGEGSEALGNIFQISNQITLGKSEKDIVEDLKSVVHQLIEHERTARDRIIGQTGVQLEDKIFRSYGVLSNSRIIESKEAAKCLSDLRLGIDLGYIKNVSKTILNELMILTQPGFLQQYAQKSLTPEERDVRRASLIRERLQLEN, encoded by the coding sequence ATGTCCCTAGAACGGGTAATGAATGAAGCTATAAGTCCGTGGATGAAAGAGGAAGGGCCAGACAGTGATATTGTGTTGAGCAGTCGTGTACGATTGGCTCGAAATTTCGAAGACACCCCCTTTCCGATTTTAGCCAATGAGGATGACTTAACTCGTATTATAGATTATTTTCAACAAGAATATGCCCATCAATCATTTGAGTCTTATCAGGATTTGGAATTAATCAGAATGAAAGACTTAAAAGATATTGAAAAGCGTGTATTAGTTGAAAAACATTTAATTAGTCCTCATCTATCTGATCACGCGAACTATGGAGGAGTGCTCATATCAGAAAATGAGCAAGTTTCCATTATGGTAAACGAAGAAGATCATATGCGTATTCAATTGTATGTACCAGGTTATCAATTAGAAAAAGCTTTGGATGAAGCATCAAAGCTTGATGACTGGCTTGAGGAAAACATCAATTATGCATTTGATGAGGAGCGCGGTTACCTCACAAGCTGTCCAACAAATGTCGGAACAGGCTTAAGAGCATCCGTTATGATGCACCTACCTGCTCTAGTTATGACACAGCAAATGAACCGTTTAGTTCCTGCTATTAACCAATTAGGGTTAGTAGTCCGAGGGATTTATGGAGAAGGCAGTGAAGCTTTAGGTAACATTTTTCAAATATCAAATCAAATCACCCTTGGGAAGTCAGAAAAAGATATCGTAGAGGATTTGAAAAGTGTCGTTCATCAGTTAATTGAACATGAGAGAACCGCTCGAGACCGTATTATTGGTCAGACAGGGGTACAACTCGAGGATAAGATATTCCGTTCATATGGCGTGCTTTCTAACAGCAGAATTATTGAATCCAAAGAAGCAGCCAAATGTTTATCTGATTTACGACTGGGAATTGATTTAGGCTACATCAAAAATGTATCAAAAACGATCCTCAATGAATTAATGATTTTAACGCAACCAGGGTTTTTACAACAATATGCACAAAAATCACTAACACCGGAAGAGCGAGATGTTCGTCGAGCATCTCTCATCCGAGAACGACTACAATTAGAAAATTAA
- the clpC gene encoding ATP-dependent protease ATP-binding subunit ClpC, with protein MMFGRFTERAQKVLALAQEEAVRLGHNNIGTEHILLGLVREGEGIAAKALAALGLASDKIQEEVEQLIGSGDKVSQTIHYTPRAKKVIELSMDEARKLGHSYVGTEHILLGLIREGEGVAARVLNNLGVSLNKARQQVLQLLGSNESTSNSRGGGQASSANTPTLDSLARDLTTVAKEGNIDPVIGRSEEIERVIQVLSRRTKNNPVLIGEPGVGKTAIAEGLAQQIVNNEVPEILRDKRVMTLDMGTVVAGTKYRGEFEDRLKKVMEEIRQAGNIILFIDELHTLIGAGGAEGAIDASNILKPSLARGDLQCIGATTLEEYRKYIEKDAALERRFQPIQVDEPTNEESEQILQGLRDRYEAHHRVTITDEAIKSAVKLSDRYIQDRFLPDKAIDLIDEAASKVRLRSYTAPPNLKELEQKLEEVRKEKDAAVQSQEFEKAASLRDNEQKLREELDKTKDEWKEQQGQENSEVTTEDIASVVSTWTGVPVSKLAKDESERLLNLEEVLHDRVIGQGEAVKAISKAIRRARSGLKDPKRPIGSFIFLGPTGVGKTELARALAETMFGEEDAMIRVDMSEYMEKHSTSRLVGSPPGYVGYEEGGQLTEKVRQKPYSVILLDEIEKAHPDVFNTLLQVLEDGRLTDSKGRTVDFRNTVIIMTSNVGAQELKSNKYAGFTMDDSGQDYKDMKSKVMDEMKKAFRPEFLNRIDEIIVFHSLEKKHMKDIVKLMVDQLQKRLTELEVDFSLTDAALEKIANEGFDPEYGARPLRRSIQKNVEDLLSEELLKESISQGENVVIDVNDNDEFYVSSK; from the coding sequence ATGATGTTTGGGCGTTTTACAGAAAGAGCACAAAAAGTATTAGCATTAGCTCAGGAAGAAGCAGTTCGCCTAGGTCATAACAACATTGGTACAGAACATATTCTGTTAGGTTTAGTACGAGAAGGAGAAGGAATTGCAGCGAAGGCTCTTGCAGCTCTCGGCTTAGCTTCAGATAAAATCCAAGAAGAAGTCGAGCAATTAATCGGTTCTGGGGATAAAGTTTCCCAAACGATTCACTATACACCACGTGCTAAAAAGGTTATTGAATTATCCATGGATGAGGCTAGAAAACTAGGTCATTCCTATGTTGGAACAGAGCATATCTTACTTGGCTTAATTCGAGAAGGAGAAGGTGTAGCTGCCCGCGTTCTGAATAATCTAGGGGTTAGCTTAAATAAGGCTCGTCAACAAGTGTTGCAGCTTCTAGGAAGCAATGAGTCTACCTCTAATAGTCGAGGCGGGGGGCAAGCATCTAGTGCAAATACACCGACGTTAGACTCTCTTGCACGTGATTTAACTACGGTTGCTAAAGAAGGAAACATTGACCCAGTAATCGGCCGTAGTGAAGAAATTGAACGTGTTATTCAAGTGCTAAGTCGTCGTACAAAAAATAACCCGGTATTAATCGGTGAACCTGGTGTTGGTAAAACAGCCATTGCTGAAGGTTTAGCTCAACAAATCGTAAATAATGAAGTACCGGAAATTTTACGTGATAAGCGTGTAATGACATTAGATATGGGGACAGTAGTAGCTGGAACAAAATATCGTGGTGAATTTGAAGATCGTTTGAAAAAAGTGATGGAAGAAATTCGCCAAGCAGGCAATATCATTCTATTCATTGATGAGCTTCACACATTGATTGGCGCAGGAGGAGCAGAAGGTGCGATTGATGCATCTAACATCTTAAAACCTTCTCTAGCTCGTGGAGACTTGCAATGTATCGGAGCTACAACTCTTGAGGAATATCGTAAATATATTGAGAAAGATGCAGCTCTCGAACGTCGTTTCCAACCAATCCAGGTAGATGAGCCTACGAATGAAGAGTCTGAGCAAATCTTGCAAGGCCTTCGGGACCGTTACGAAGCACACCACCGCGTAACGATTACCGATGAAGCGATCAAATCAGCTGTTAAACTTTCAGATCGATATATTCAAGATCGTTTCTTACCAGATAAGGCGATTGACTTGATCGATGAAGCAGCTTCTAAAGTTCGCTTACGTTCTTATACAGCTCCGCCAAACCTTAAAGAACTTGAACAGAAGCTTGAAGAAGTTCGTAAAGAAAAAGACGCGGCTGTTCAAAGTCAAGAATTCGAAAAAGCAGCATCTCTTCGTGATAATGAACAGAAGCTTCGTGAAGAATTAGATAAAACGAAGGATGAGTGGAAAGAACAACAGGGTCAAGAAAACTCTGAAGTTACAACTGAGGATATTGCATCTGTTGTATCTACATGGACGGGAGTTCCTGTTTCTAAGCTAGCCAAGGATGAAAGTGAACGTCTTCTTAACCTAGAGGAAGTTCTTCACGACCGCGTTATTGGTCAGGGCGAAGCTGTTAAAGCTATCTCAAAAGCCATTCGTCGTGCACGTTCAGGTCTTAAAGATCCGAAACGTCCAATTGGTTCATTCATATTCTTAGGGCCAACAGGTGTAGGTAAAACAGAACTAGCCCGAGCATTAGCAGAAACGATGTTTGGTGAAGAAGATGCAATGATCCGTGTTGATATGTCCGAGTACATGGAGAAACACTCCACGTCTCGACTAGTTGGTTCACCTCCTGGCTATGTAGGCTATGAGGAAGGTGGTCAATTAACGGAGAAAGTTCGCCAAAAACCTTACTCTGTTATTCTGTTGGATGAGATTGAGAAAGCTCACCCAGATGTCTTCAATACACTGTTACAGGTATTAGAAGATGGACGCCTAACAGACTCAAAAGGTCGTACAGTGGACTTCCGTAATACGGTTATTATTATGACTTCAAACGTTGGTGCACAAGAGTTGAAATCCAACAAATATGCTGGATTTACAATGGATGACTCCGGCCAAGATTATAAAGACATGAAATCTAAAGTAATGGACGAAATGAAGAAAGCATTCCGTCCAGAGTTCTTAAACCGTATCGATGAAATCATTGTCTTCCACTCTCTAGAGAAGAAGCACATGAAAGACATCGTGAAACTGATGGTAGATCAGCTTCAAAAACGCTTAACAGAACTTGAGGTCGACTTCTCTCTTACAGATGCTGCGCTAGAAAAAATCGCAAATGAAGGCTTTGATCCTGAATATGGTGCCCGCCCACTACGTCGCTCTATCCAGAAAAACGTAGAAGACCTTCTATCTGAAGAGCTACTGAAAGAATCGATCTCTCAAGGTGAAAATGTTGTAATTGATGTGAATGACAACGATGAATTTTACGTTTCATCAAAATAA
- the radA gene encoding DNA repair protein RadA produces MAKQKSKFVCQECGYETPKWMGKCPGCHKWNTLVEERVASNTSGRHTFVTGDTSGKVKPEKITEIASQKEPRIETDMPEVNRVLGGGIVPGSLVLIGGDPGIGKSTILLQVSSQLAHKKNKVLYISGEESPKQTKLRADRLGVLSDHLYVLSETNMADVSQNIDQIQPSFVVIDSIQTIFKEEVASAPGSVSQVRECTSELMRIAKQKGIPIFIVGHVTKEGSIAGPRLLEHMVDAVLYFEGERHHTFRILRSVKNRFGSTHEMGIFEMKEEGLREVENPSEIFLEERSQGAAGSTVVASMEGTRPILVEIQSLISPTSYGNPRRMATGVDSNRVPLLMAVLEKRVGLLLQNQDAYVKVAGGVKLDEPAIDLAVAVSIASSFQDRASKADDVLIGEVGLTGEVRRVARIEQRVQEAAKLGFKRAIVPKKNLSGWTFPDNIEIIGVNSVQEALKQTLGGS; encoded by the coding sequence ATGGCCAAGCAAAAATCGAAATTTGTATGTCAGGAATGTGGTTATGAGACGCCAAAATGGATGGGAAAGTGTCCAGGGTGTCATAAATGGAACACTCTTGTAGAAGAGAGAGTAGCATCGAATACATCAGGTCGGCATACATTTGTAACAGGGGATACTTCTGGTAAAGTAAAGCCGGAAAAGATAACAGAAATTGCATCCCAAAAGGAACCACGAATTGAAACAGATATGCCAGAGGTGAACCGCGTACTTGGAGGAGGGATCGTACCAGGATCACTCGTCCTCATTGGTGGTGACCCCGGAATTGGTAAGTCTACCATTCTGCTTCAAGTTTCATCTCAATTGGCTCATAAAAAGAATAAAGTACTTTATATATCCGGTGAGGAATCTCCTAAGCAAACAAAGCTGCGAGCAGATCGTTTAGGGGTTTTATCAGATCATCTATATGTCTTGTCAGAGACCAATATGGCGGATGTTTCTCAAAATATTGATCAAATCCAACCATCATTTGTTGTAATTGACTCTATTCAAACCATATTCAAAGAAGAAGTAGCGTCTGCTCCTGGAAGTGTCTCTCAGGTGAGAGAATGTACAAGTGAATTAATGCGAATAGCTAAACAAAAAGGAATTCCGATATTCATAGTTGGACATGTCACCAAAGAAGGGTCTATTGCAGGTCCACGCTTACTCGAGCATATGGTTGATGCTGTTTTATATTTTGAAGGAGAACGTCACCATACCTTCCGAATTTTACGAAGTGTTAAAAACCGTTTTGGTAGTACACACGAAATGGGTATCTTTGAAATGAAAGAAGAAGGTTTGCGAGAAGTAGAAAATCCTTCTGAAATCTTTCTAGAAGAACGTTCGCAAGGTGCAGCTGGATCCACAGTTGTTGCGTCCATGGAAGGAACACGCCCGATTCTTGTTGAAATCCAATCTCTTATTTCTCCAACAAGCTACGGAAACCCAAGAAGGATGGCTACTGGAGTAGACAGTAATCGTGTACCGCTATTAATGGCAGTACTAGAAAAACGTGTTGGGTTGCTTCTGCAAAATCAAGATGCTTATGTAAAGGTAGCAGGTGGGGTTAAGCTAGATGAACCTGCAATTGATTTGGCAGTAGCCGTAAGTATTGCCTCGAGCTTTCAAGACCGTGCATCTAAGGCAGATGATGTCTTAATTGGAGAGGTTGGATTAACAGGTGAAGTAAGAAGGGTTGCTCGAATTGAACAGCGTGTCCAAGAAGCTGCAAAGTTAGGGTTTAAGCGTGCAATTGTACCTAAGAAGAACCTTAGTGGATGGACATTCCCTGATAACATAGAGATTATCGGCGTGAATTCTGTTCAGGAGGCCTTGAAGCAGACGTTGGGAGGATCATAA
- the disA gene encoding DNA integrity scanning diadenylate cyclase DisA, with translation MEWYEQKESMIGDILRFVAPGTPIREGIENVLRANTGGLIVLGYNDRMLHLVDGGFHIQSGFSPANLYELAKMDGAIILNGDGTEILYANAQLMPDPSIPSTETGMRHRTAERVAKQTGNLVVAISQRRNVITLYKGSLRYALKDIGVILTKANQAMQTLEKYKNVLDQGITNLGALEFEEMVTFSEVIQVIHRIEMVLRIKNEMLNYVDELGTEGRLIQLQLTELVSNVEDEAALLIKDYSKRSDYEPYYMLKKLQEVNQTELLDDAQILKLLGYSSTIKLEDPVMPRGYRILNRIPRLPSLIVTHIIDRFGTLNEVVKASPKELVVVDGVGEVRAGKIKEGLNRIQEQLFIDRNI, from the coding sequence ATGGAATGGTATGAGCAGAAAGAGTCCATGATTGGAGATATATTACGATTTGTAGCTCCCGGTACTCCAATTCGAGAAGGAATAGAAAATGTGCTAAGAGCTAATACAGGTGGTTTAATTGTCTTAGGGTACAACGATAGAATGCTACATCTAGTAGATGGAGGGTTTCATATCCAATCAGGTTTTTCACCTGCAAATCTTTATGAGCTGGCTAAAATGGACGGAGCCATTATTCTAAACGGAGATGGTACAGAGATTTTATATGCAAATGCACAGTTAATGCCTGACCCATCTATTCCATCAACGGAGACAGGAATGAGACATCGTACTGCTGAACGCGTAGCGAAGCAAACGGGCAATTTGGTTGTTGCTATTTCTCAACGTCGTAATGTTATCACGCTGTATAAAGGCAGTTTACGATATGCACTTAAAGATATTGGCGTAATTTTAACAAAGGCTAATCAGGCTATGCAGACGCTTGAGAAATATAAAAATGTATTAGATCAAGGGATTACCAACCTTGGAGCTTTGGAATTTGAAGAGATGGTCACGTTCTCAGAGGTAATTCAGGTTATTCACCGTATTGAGATGGTGCTTCGCATTAAGAATGAAATGCTTAATTATGTGGATGAACTTGGAACAGAAGGGCGCTTAATTCAGCTCCAGCTGACTGAACTTGTTTCAAATGTTGAAGATGAAGCGGCTTTATTGATTAAAGATTATAGTAAACGCTCTGATTATGAACCGTATTACATGCTAAAAAAATTGCAAGAAGTTAACCAAACAGAATTATTAGATGACGCACAAATTCTGAAATTATTAGGGTACAGCTCTACTATCAAGTTAGAGGACCCTGTAATGCCAAGAGGATATCGCATACTGAACCGTATTCCACGCTTGCCATCTCTGATCGTTACACACATCATTGATCGTTTTGGAACGTTGAATGAAGTGGTTAAGGCTTCTCCGAAAGAGTTGGTTGTTGTAGATGGTGTCGGTGAAGTAAGGGCAGGTAAAATCAAAGAAGGTTTAAACCGTATTCAAGAGCAATTGTTTATTGATCGAAATATTTAA
- a CDS encoding PIN/TRAM domain-containing protein — MLKRIVQLFIVIAGGTLGFLYLPDLFDNFWNVDNWLHSVTGMITGALILYLLTFWFVDYIVDFLRWIEETLVRVPVADLLFGSFGLLIGLLVAYLVNITLQDIEFTLVSQVLPIFITIFLGYLGFQVGFKRKDEFVSLLTIATKKEKDKEKTKSTDSENDENTADQPKAKILDTSVIIDGRIADICQTHFLEGTILIPQFVLEELQHIADSSDVLKRNRGRRGLDVLNRMQKEIPVNVEIYEGDFDDIQEVDSKLVKLAKLINGVVVTNDFNLNKVCEFQNVQVLNINDLANAVKPVVLPGEELTVNVIKDGKEENQGVAYLDDGTMIVVEEGKSYIGQTIEVLVTSVLQTSAGRMIFAKPKLLEKAL, encoded by the coding sequence GTGCTTAAACGAATTGTGCAATTATTTATTGTTATTGCAGGCGGAACGTTGGGCTTTTTGTATCTTCCGGATTTATTTGATAATTTCTGGAATGTAGACAATTGGCTTCATAGCGTGACCGGGATGATTACTGGAGCACTTATTCTTTATTTACTAACATTTTGGTTTGTCGATTATATTGTGGATTTCTTAAGATGGATTGAGGAAACGCTTGTACGCGTTCCGGTTGCCGATCTTTTATTTGGTAGCTTTGGATTACTAATTGGTTTATTAGTAGCTTATCTTGTGAACATAACACTACAAGATATTGAGTTTACTCTGGTTTCTCAAGTTCTTCCTATTTTCATAACGATCTTTTTAGGCTATTTAGGATTTCAAGTCGGCTTTAAGCGTAAGGATGAATTTGTTAGTCTATTAACGATTGCTACGAAAAAAGAGAAAGACAAAGAAAAAACAAAATCCACTGATTCAGAGAATGATGAAAACACAGCAGACCAACCAAAAGCAAAAATCCTTGATACGAGCGTCATTATTGATGGACGCATCGCTGATATCTGTCAGACCCATTTTCTTGAGGGAACGATCCTAATTCCTCAATTCGTATTGGAAGAACTACAGCATATTGCTGACTCTTCAGACGTATTGAAACGAAATCGTGGACGCCGTGGTTTAGATGTTCTAAATCGTATGCAAAAAGAAATTCCTGTAAACGTTGAGATATATGAAGGGGATTTTGATGACATTCAAGAAGTTGATAGTAAGCTTGTAAAACTTGCGAAGTTAATCAATGGCGTAGTTGTAACGAATGATTTCAACCTAAATAAAGTATGTGAGTTTCAAAATGTACAAGTTCTAAACATTAATGATCTTGCCAATGCTGTTAAGCCAGTTGTTCTTCCAGGTGAAGAATTAACGGTTAACGTTATTAAAGATGGCAAAGAAGAAAATCAAGGTGTAGCTTATCTTGATGATGGAACAATGATTGTCGTTGAAGAAGGTAAGAGTTATATTGGTCAAACGATTGAAGTACTTGTAACGAGTGTACTTCAAACATCTGCTGGACGTATGATTTTCGCAAAGCCAAAACTACTTGAAAAAGCGTTATAA